One window of the Amycolatopsis mediterranei genome contains the following:
- the cydD gene encoding thiol reductant ABC exporter subunit CydD, with the protein MPALPGLRRYLNVLSLLGVLTAFSVLLQAEGLATLLTGGGVSLPLLVAIAARAGLSWGHGVLSGRFAVSVRDALRQRLLRSASDRAGVVATQVTRGVDATDSYLTGYLPSLVVSVVVPAAVIVRLFTADLVSALVVVVTLPLIPVFAVLVGKQAKASVQWELLTKLGGHFLDVVRGLGTLKVFGRAAAQAATVRSMASAHADATMKTLRVAFLSALVLELVATLSVALVAVPIGFRLLSGDLDARSALLILVLTPEAYLPLRAAGAKFHAAAEGLTALREALSAPVVSPRSAVSARRRGAPSLVLERVSVSYEGVPALSEVDLAVPAGSRIAVVGPSGSGKSTLLAVLLGFVPPSSGRVLVDGVDLRSLAPAAWLEDVAWVPQRPTLFRGSLASNIALGLPSADVPFAARAAALDSLAAGLPQGFETPVGEVVSAGQRQRIGLARALARTSAGLVLLDEPTARLDSRTEDAVLSATRRLLPGRTAVLVAHRPAMVSLADRVIELRGGRVRPEVAA; encoded by the coding sequence GTGCCTGCGTTACCCGGACTCCGGCGGTACCTCAACGTGCTGAGCCTGCTCGGCGTGCTCACCGCGTTTTCCGTGCTCCTGCAAGCCGAAGGGCTCGCCACGCTGCTCACCGGCGGCGGGGTTTCGCTGCCGCTACTTGTGGCCATCGCCGCACGAGCGGGGCTTTCCTGGGGCCACGGTGTCCTCAGTGGACGGTTTGCCGTGTCGGTCCGCGATGCCCTGCGACAACGGCTGCTCAGGTCGGCTTCGGACCGCGCGGGCGTCGTCGCGACACAGGTGACGCGCGGTGTCGACGCCACGGACAGCTACCTGACCGGGTACCTGCCTTCGCTGGTCGTGTCGGTGGTGGTGCCGGCCGCGGTGATCGTGCGGCTGTTCACCGCGGACCTGGTCTCCGCGCTCGTCGTGGTCGTCACCTTGCCGCTGATCCCGGTGTTCGCCGTCCTGGTCGGTAAACAGGCCAAGGCGTCCGTCCAGTGGGAGCTGCTGACGAAGCTGGGCGGGCATTTCCTGGACGTCGTGCGCGGGCTGGGGACGTTGAAGGTGTTCGGCCGGGCGGCCGCGCAGGCGGCGACGGTCCGTTCCATGGCGTCCGCCCACGCGGACGCGACCATGAAGACGCTGCGGGTGGCGTTCCTCTCGGCGCTGGTGCTGGAGCTGGTGGCGACGCTTTCGGTCGCGCTGGTCGCGGTGCCAATCGGGTTCCGGCTGCTTTCGGGCGACCTGGACGCGCGTTCGGCGCTGCTGATCCTGGTGCTGACGCCCGAGGCGTACCTGCCGCTGCGGGCGGCGGGCGCGAAGTTCCACGCGGCGGCGGAGGGGCTGACGGCCTTGCGGGAGGCCCTGTCCGCTCCGGTGGTTTCTCCGCGTTCCGCGGTTTCCGCGCGGCGACGGGGGGCGCCTTCGCTGGTCTTGGAACGGGTCTCCGTTTCCTACGAAGGTGTTCCCGCGTTGTCCGAAGTGGACTTGGCGGTGCCTGCCGGATCGCGGATCGCGGTCGTGGGGCCGAGCGGCTCGGGCAAGAGCACGCTGCTGGCGGTGCTGCTGGGATTCGTGCCGCCCAGTTCGGGCCGGGTGCTGGTGGACGGGGTCGACCTGCGGTCGCTGGCACCGGCGGCCTGGCTGGAAGACGTCGCTTGGGTCCCGCAGCGACCGACGTTGTTCCGGGGGTCGCTGGCTTCGAACATCGCCCTGGGCCTGCCGTCGGCGGACGTCCCGTTCGCGGCCCGCGCGGCGGCGCTGGACTCCCTGGCGGCCGGGTTGCCGCAGGGGTTCGAGACGCCGGTGGGCGAGGTGGTGTCGGCCGGCCAGCGGCAGCGGATCGGCTTGGCCCGTGCGCTGGCGCGGACCTCGGCGGGGCTGGTGCTGCTGGACGAACCGACCGCCCGGCTGGATTCCCGGACCGAGGACGCCGTCCTGTCGGCCACCCGGCGGTTGCTGCCGGGCCGCACGGCGGTCCTGGTGGCCCACCGCCCGGCGATGGTCTCGCTGGCGGACCGGGTGATCGAACTCCGCGGCGGCCGGGTTCGCCCGGAGGTGGCCGCGTGA
- a CDS encoding cytochrome d ubiquinol oxidase subunit II, producing MATFWWCVLGLLTCGYFALAGYDYGVGMLLPGFESGERRRRQTLGALGPFFLANEVWLVAAVGLLFGAFPHLEEKVFAGAYVLVVTLLLGLTTFTASMQLRSRRPDARRGAWTAGIVGGALVTALSWGLFLGNLVLGLPLSPDGSPSGDVLALFSPYAALWGLGFVALFCWQGAAFLAVRGPAELTGRAVRLARAFSAPVFTFLVIATAWGVFALDGVRGFGAAVAGVAFAAFAVARLGLAARRYRVALVGSMVLSACPALLAGTLRFPAVLTAPGYALTAGQAATAPETFAVLAWFAPPALLVLLVVQWLTWRAHRRPVDQRSLLHF from the coding sequence ATGGCGACTTTCTGGTGGTGTGTGCTCGGCCTGCTGACCTGCGGGTACTTCGCGCTCGCGGGGTACGACTACGGCGTCGGCATGCTCCTTCCCGGCTTCGAGTCCGGCGAACGGCGGCGACGGCAGACGCTCGGCGCGCTCGGGCCGTTCTTCCTGGCCAACGAGGTGTGGCTGGTGGCGGCCGTCGGCCTGCTGTTCGGCGCGTTCCCGCACCTGGAGGAGAAGGTGTTCGCCGGGGCGTACGTCCTGGTCGTGACGCTGCTGCTCGGCCTGACGACGTTCACCGCGTCGATGCAGCTGCGCAGCCGCCGCCCGGACGCCCGCCGCGGCGCCTGGACGGCGGGCATCGTCGGCGGCGCGCTGGTGACGGCGCTGTCGTGGGGCCTGTTCCTCGGCAACCTGGTGCTCGGGCTGCCGCTGTCGCCCGACGGCTCGCCTTCGGGGGACGTGCTCGCGTTGTTTTCGCCCTACGCCGCGTTGTGGGGGCTCGGGTTCGTCGCGCTGTTCTGCTGGCAGGGCGCGGCTTTCCTGGCGGTGCGGGGGCCGGCCGAGCTGACCGGCCGCGCGGTGCGCCTGGCCCGCGCGTTCTCCGCACCGGTGTTCACGTTCCTGGTGATCGCCACGGCGTGGGGCGTCTTCGCGCTGGACGGCGTCCGCGGGTTCGGCGCGGCCGTAGCCGGGGTGGCCTTCGCGGCTTTCGCCGTCGCCCGGCTCGGGCTGGCGGCGCGGCGGTACCGGGTCGCGCTCGTCGGGTCGATGGTGCTTTCGGCCTGTCCGGCGCTGCTCGCCGGGACCCTGCGGTTCCCGGCTGTGCTGACTGCTCCGGGGTACGCGCTGACGGCCGGCCAGGCGGCGACGGCGCCGGAGACGTTCGCGGTGCTGGCCTGGTTCGCGCCCCCCGCGTTGCTGGTGCTGCTGGTGGTGCAGTGGCTGACCTGGCGTGCGCACCGCCGTCCCGTCGACCAGCGCTCGCTGCTGCACTTCTAG
- a CDS encoding cytochrome ubiquinol oxidase subunit I, with the protein MNALPVARLQFATTTSFHFLFVLLTLGLVTLVAVMQTRWTLGGKPELLRMTRFWGRLYVINYALGIVTGIVMEFQFGLTWTGLSAFAGDVFGAPLAIETLVAFFLESTFLGLWIFGFGRLPRWLHLTLIWLVTLTAYASALFIMLANSFLQNPVGSHVEGGTLRLDDFGALFTNPALVASLPHVLGAALVTGGFFVVGVSAWHFLKRTTEVEFFRRSMRLGVVAALAGSIFVVNQGFAQFGELKTYQPDKLGMSVVGAPLGAMIGLGFLMFLCSIAGTVLLIRNWVTRARFLHYLMVAAIPLPFVAAILGWLVRELGRQPWLVWGKLRTADAIADVPAGQILFSFIAFSLLFAALAVADWVLLARVAKRGPDPAEAAAELPVLSGV; encoded by the coding sequence ATGAACGCACTCCCGGTCGCGAGACTCCAGTTCGCGACGACGACCTCGTTCCACTTCCTGTTCGTGCTGCTCACGCTGGGGCTGGTCACGCTGGTGGCCGTGATGCAGACGCGCTGGACGCTCGGCGGCAAGCCCGAGCTCCTGCGGATGACGCGGTTCTGGGGCCGCCTGTACGTGATCAACTACGCGCTCGGGATCGTCACCGGCATCGTGATGGAGTTCCAGTTCGGGCTGACCTGGACCGGCCTGTCGGCCTTCGCCGGCGACGTCTTCGGTGCGCCGCTGGCCATCGAGACACTGGTCGCGTTCTTCCTCGAATCGACCTTCCTCGGCCTGTGGATCTTCGGCTTCGGGCGGCTGCCCCGGTGGCTGCACCTGACGCTGATCTGGCTGGTCACGCTGACCGCGTACGCCTCGGCGCTGTTCATCATGCTGGCCAACTCGTTCCTGCAGAACCCGGTCGGCAGCCACGTCGAGGGCGGCACGCTGCGCCTCGACGACTTCGGCGCGCTGTTCACCAACCCGGCGCTGGTCGCGTCCCTGCCACACGTGCTCGGCGCCGCGCTGGTGACCGGCGGGTTCTTCGTCGTCGGTGTCAGCGCGTGGCACTTCCTCAAGCGCACCACCGAGGTGGAGTTCTTCCGCCGCTCGATGCGGCTCGGCGTGGTGGCCGCGCTCGCCGGGTCGATCTTCGTGGTCAACCAGGGGTTCGCGCAGTTCGGGGAGCTGAAGACGTACCAGCCGGACAAGCTCGGCATGAGTGTCGTCGGCGCGCCGCTGGGCGCCATGATCGGGCTCGGGTTCCTCATGTTCCTCTGCTCGATCGCCGGCACGGTCCTGCTGATCCGGAACTGGGTGACGCGGGCCCGGTTCCTGCACTACCTGATGGTCGCGGCGATCCCGCTGCCGTTCGTGGCCGCGATCCTCGGCTGGCTGGTGCGCGAGCTCGGCCGCCAGCCGTGGCTGGTCTGGGGGAAGCTGCGGACCGCCGACGCGATCGCGGACGTCCCCGCCGGCCAGATCCTGTTCTCCTTCATCGCTTTCTCACTGCTGTTCGCCGCGCTCGCGGTGGCCGACTGGGTGCTCCTGGCGCGGGTCGCCAAGCGCGGCCCGGACCCGGCCGAAGCGGCCGCCGAACTGCCCGTCCTGAGCGGAGTCTGA
- a CDS encoding helix-turn-helix transcriptional regulator — MKADTLRGHLDALLLAVLDGRKLHGYAIIEALQLRTDGALDLPTGTVYPALRRLERAGWLASEWDVVSGRKRRTYRLTRSGEQALQAERVEWREFTAVIGGVLEA; from the coding sequence ATGAAGGCGGACACCCTGCGCGGCCACCTCGACGCGTTGCTGCTGGCCGTGCTCGACGGCCGGAAACTGCACGGCTACGCGATCATCGAAGCGCTCCAGCTGCGCACCGACGGCGCGCTCGACCTGCCGACCGGCACCGTGTACCCGGCCCTGCGCCGGCTCGAGCGGGCCGGCTGGCTGGCCAGCGAATGGGACGTCGTGTCCGGCCGCAAGCGGCGGACCTACCGGCTCACCCGCTCCGGCGAGCAGGCCCTGCAGGCCGAACGCGTGGAGTGGCGGGAGTTCACCGCGGTCATCGGGGGAGTGCTGGAAGCATGA
- a CDS encoding permease prefix domain 1-containing protein has translation MIDAYLGELDRRLHGCGRFKADLLEEARDGLHDAADAYRAGGWSEEDAQRRAVADFGPAAVVARDYQAELGMLSGVRTLWKLVLGVPAMQIAWDYARILTFGEWTKLSTPTPEWYKVIAHATHGAVFVVPVIGLIALLGTRWLSRRLDAVRLARFCGGLIALAVGINLASVGLVIGSTGFVDVSRLFLSVPCVLLMIAWVLLSIRLVVLARRSWGGYATIVA, from the coding sequence ATGATCGACGCGTATCTGGGGGAGCTGGACCGCAGGCTGCACGGCTGCGGCCGCTTCAAGGCCGACCTGCTCGAAGAGGCTCGCGACGGGCTGCACGACGCCGCCGACGCCTACCGCGCGGGCGGCTGGAGCGAGGAGGACGCGCAGCGCCGGGCGGTCGCCGACTTCGGCCCGGCGGCCGTCGTCGCCCGCGACTACCAGGCCGAGCTGGGCATGCTCAGCGGCGTCCGCACGCTGTGGAAGCTCGTGCTGGGCGTCCCGGCGATGCAGATCGCGTGGGACTACGCCCGCATCCTCACTTTCGGCGAGTGGACAAAGCTGTCGACGCCCACACCGGAGTGGTACAAGGTGATCGCCCACGCCACCCACGGTGCCGTCTTCGTGGTGCCGGTGATCGGCCTGATCGCCCTGCTCGGCACCCGCTGGCTCAGCCGCCGCCTCGACGCCGTCCGGCTCGCCCGGTTCTGTGGCGGCCTGATCGCGCTGGCCGTCGGCATCAACCTCGCCTCGGTCGGGCTGGTCATCGGCTCGACCGGTTTCGTCGACGTCTCGCGGCTGTTCTTGAGCGTCCCGTGCGTGCTGTTGATGATCGCCTGGGTGCTGCTTTCGATCCGGCTCGTCGTGCTCGCGAGACGTTCCTGGGGTGGGTATGCCACGATCGTCGCGTGA
- a CDS encoding DivIVA domain-containing protein yields MTTALIYLVVMLLVAAVVFLLAAVVFGRGEELAPLPPGSSPTRLPAEDITGEDLADVRFQLVLRGYKMSEVDWVMRRLGVELDELRARVTELEQRERERESSSEAAP; encoded by the coding sequence GTGACGACCGCGCTGATCTACCTCGTAGTCATGCTGCTGGTGGCGGCCGTGGTGTTCCTGCTCGCCGCGGTGGTGTTCGGCCGGGGTGAGGAGCTCGCCCCGCTGCCGCCGGGCAGCTCGCCCACCCGCCTGCCCGCCGAGGACATCACCGGCGAGGACCTGGCCGACGTCCGGTTCCAGCTGGTGCTGCGCGGCTACAAGATGTCCGAAGTGGACTGGGTGATGCGGCGCCTCGGCGTCGAGCTCGACGAGCTGCGCGCCCGCGTGACCGAGCTGGAGCAGCGCGAACGCGAGCGGGAGAGTTCGTCCGAGGCCGCCCCGTGA
- a CDS encoding SRPBCC family protein, whose amino-acid sequence MTDLILSVDVRAPAGTTWLALTDWARQGEWMLGTEVEVIEGNGRSVGSRLSAFTGVAGLGFTDTMEITSWEPPVRCGVRHLGSFVAGTGVFQVVPKGATRSTFVWAEHLRLPFGPLGRLGWPVVRPVFALGVRQSLRRFARFAENYSVGGDE is encoded by the coding sequence GTGACGGACCTGATCCTCTCGGTCGACGTCCGCGCCCCGGCGGGGACGACCTGGCTCGCGCTGACGGACTGGGCGCGCCAGGGCGAGTGGATGCTCGGCACCGAGGTCGAGGTGATCGAGGGCAACGGCCGCAGCGTCGGCTCGCGGTTGTCGGCGTTCACCGGGGTGGCCGGCCTCGGCTTCACCGACACCATGGAGATCACCAGCTGGGAGCCGCCGGTCCGGTGCGGGGTCCGGCACCTCGGCAGCTTCGTGGCCGGCACCGGCGTGTTCCAGGTGGTGCCGAAGGGCGCGACGCGCTCGACGTTCGTCTGGGCCGAGCACCTGCGGCTGCCGTTCGGCCCGCTGGGCCGGCTCGGCTGGCCGGTCGTGCGGCCGGTGTTCGCACTGGGGGTGCGCCAGTCGCTGCGGCGGTTCGCGCGGTTCGCGGAGAACTATTCGGTGGGCGGGGATGAGTGA
- a CDS encoding DNA-3-methyladenine glycosylase I → MSELIGADGVSRCGWGNSTPDYAEYHDKEWGVPLHGQDELYERLCLESFQSGLSWITILRKREGFRKAFKQFKPAKVAKFGDADVERLMQDASIVRNRAKILAAITNARAIASLDTPLDDLLWSFAPASHERPASMSDVPAITAESKAMAKELKKRGFVFLGPTTCYALMQATGMVDDHVAGCFRAL, encoded by the coding sequence ATGAGTGAGCTGATCGGCGCCGACGGCGTCTCGCGGTGCGGCTGGGGCAATTCGACCCCGGACTACGCCGAGTACCACGACAAGGAGTGGGGCGTCCCGCTCCACGGCCAGGACGAGCTGTACGAGCGGCTGTGCCTCGAGTCGTTCCAGTCGGGGCTGTCGTGGATCACGATCCTGCGCAAGCGCGAAGGCTTCCGGAAGGCGTTCAAGCAGTTCAAGCCGGCGAAGGTGGCGAAGTTCGGCGACGCCGACGTCGAGCGGCTGATGCAGGACGCGTCGATCGTGCGGAACCGGGCGAAGATCCTGGCCGCGATCACGAACGCGCGGGCCATCGCTTCGCTCGATACCCCGCTGGACGACCTGCTGTGGTCGTTCGCGCCCGCCTCGCACGAGCGCCCCGCGTCGATGTCCGACGTCCCGGCCATCACCGCCGAGTCCAAGGCGATGGCGAAGGAACTGAAGAAGCGCGGCTTCGTCTTCCTCGGCCCGACGACCTGCTACGCGCTGATGCAGGCCACCGGCATGGTCGACGACCACGTCGCCGGCTGCTTCCGGGCGCTCTGA
- a CDS encoding enoyl-CoA hydratase-related protein: MTTSDVLLTADADGVRTLTLNRPQAYNSLTVELKEALLAALREAADDKGVRAVVLTGSGKAFCAGQDLKEHVGLLQAGDPAPLHTVKEHYNPIVKTIAAMPKPVIAAVNGTAAGAGAAFAYASDLRIAAESSSFLMAFANVGLGPDSGASWTLQRLVGYGRAAELMLLARTVDAAEALRLGLVGEVVPDAELAARAQQVAAKLAAGPTVAYAKIKGVLNLAAQSTFEEALDAEDAAQTALGATADHSEAVEAFVGKRKPAFQGK, from the coding sequence GTGACCACATCCGACGTCCTGTTGACCGCCGACGCCGACGGGGTGCGCACCCTGACCCTCAACCGGCCGCAGGCGTACAACTCGCTGACCGTCGAGCTGAAGGAAGCACTGCTCGCGGCACTGCGCGAGGCGGCGGACGACAAGGGAGTCCGCGCGGTCGTGCTGACCGGATCGGGCAAGGCGTTCTGTGCCGGGCAGGACTTGAAGGAACACGTGGGGTTGCTGCAAGCGGGTGACCCCGCCCCGCTACACACCGTGAAGGAGCACTACAACCCGATCGTCAAGACGATCGCGGCGATGCCGAAGCCGGTGATCGCGGCGGTCAACGGCACCGCCGCCGGCGCCGGAGCGGCCTTCGCCTACGCCAGTGACCTGCGGATCGCCGCCGAGTCGTCGTCGTTCCTGATGGCCTTCGCCAACGTCGGGCTAGGCCCGGATTCGGGCGCGTCGTGGACGCTGCAGCGGCTGGTCGGCTACGGCCGCGCCGCTGAGCTGATGCTGCTGGCCCGGACCGTCGACGCGGCCGAGGCGCTGCGGCTCGGCCTGGTCGGCGAGGTCGTGCCGGACGCCGAACTCGCCGCCCGCGCCCAGCAGGTGGCGGCGAAGCTGGCGGCCGGGCCGACCGTCGCCTACGCGAAGATCAAGGGCGTGCTCAACCTGGCCGCGCAGTCGACGTTCGAAGAGGCGCTCGACGCCGAGGACGCCGCCCAGACCGCGCTCGGCGCGACGGCCGACCACTCCGAGGCCGTCGAGGCCTTCGTCGGCAAGCGCAAGCCGGCCTTCCAGGGCAAGTGA
- a CDS encoding DUF3117 domain-containing protein — translation MAAMKPRTGDGPLEVTKEGRGLVMRVPLEGGGRLVVELSAEEAKDLGAALAEVTG, via the coding sequence ATGGCGGCCATGAAGCCCCGGACCGGAGATGGTCCCCTCGAAGTGACTAAGGAGGGACGGGGCCTCGTGATGCGCGTACCGCTCGAGGGTGGTGGGCGACTCGTCGTCGAACTCTCCGCGGAAGAAGCGAAAGACCTCGGCGCCGCTTTGGCGGAGGTCACCGGCTGA
- a CDS encoding leucyl aminopeptidase family protein translates to MRNPLPPVPATLLDIEVAGELRRGVPTARLVAAPDNDDVEPLEIEGVRITGKAGDVQTVPGDGTRWVAGLGGGEPKEYRKTGAALVRAVNSALAEDLEAFGGSGWRSPRPEAKPRMSQSGGKAFRAVQLALPEEASGEHVTELVLGLLLGGYRYKVSGDDPKPSVRTVRLVGEDSALPELVARASVLAAATALTRDLANTPSNVKTPAWLADTAARVAGPRVEVTVRDEKWLAAEGFGGVLAVGGGSARPPRLIEMAYKPSGAAPHLLLVGKGITFDTGGLSIKPAEGMHLMRTDMAGGAAVIAAIRAVAALGLPVRVTALVPCAENHVSGSSYRPGDIVRHYGGKTTEVGNTDAEGRMVLADALAYGIRRFTPDYVVDAATLTGAMKVSLGLRTGGLFASDDSLAAAVVSAGSRVGEAWWRMPLVEDYAENVRGEFGDVRQTPGGPGGITAALFLREFTAGLPWAHLDIAGPARSEKNYDEVVPGATGFAARTLVELAASLG, encoded by the coding sequence GTGCGTAATCCGCTACCGCCCGTTCCGGCTACTCTGCTCGACATCGAGGTCGCGGGGGAGCTCCGCCGCGGCGTCCCGACGGCCCGGCTGGTGGCCGCGCCCGACAACGATGACGTCGAGCCGTTGGAGATCGAGGGCGTCCGGATCACCGGCAAGGCGGGCGACGTGCAGACGGTGCCCGGCGACGGGACCCGCTGGGTCGCCGGACTGGGCGGCGGCGAGCCGAAGGAGTACCGCAAGACCGGCGCGGCGCTGGTCCGCGCGGTGAATTCGGCCTTGGCCGAGGACCTGGAGGCTTTTGGGGGGTCCGGGTGGCGGAGCCCCCGGCCCGAGGCGAAGCCTCGGATGTCACAGAGTGGGGGCAAGGCGTTCCGCGCGGTGCAGCTGGCGTTGCCCGAAGAGGCGTCCGGCGAGCACGTCACCGAGCTCGTGCTGGGCCTCCTGCTGGGTGGCTACCGGTACAAGGTCTCCGGCGACGACCCGAAGCCGTCGGTGCGGACGGTCCGGCTCGTGGGGGAGGACTCCGCGCTGCCCGAGCTGGTCGCGCGCGCTTCGGTGCTGGCCGCGGCGACGGCGCTGACCCGCGACCTCGCGAACACCCCGTCCAACGTGAAGACGCCGGCCTGGCTGGCCGACACGGCCGCTCGCGTGGCCGGGCCGCGCGTCGAGGTGACGGTGCGGGACGAGAAGTGGCTCGCGGCGGAGGGCTTCGGCGGCGTCCTGGCGGTCGGCGGCGGTTCCGCGCGGCCGCCGCGGCTGATCGAGATGGCGTACAAGCCGTCGGGGGCCGCGCCGCATCTGCTGCTGGTCGGCAAGGGCATCACGTTCGACACGGGCGGCCTGTCGATCAAGCCGGCCGAGGGCATGCACCTGATGCGCACGGACATGGCGGGCGGCGCGGCGGTGATCGCGGCGATCCGCGCCGTCGCGGCGCTGGGCCTGCCGGTCCGCGTGACGGCGCTGGTCCCGTGCGCGGAAAACCACGTGTCGGGCTCGTCGTACCGCCCGGGCGACATCGTCCGGCACTACGGCGGCAAGACGACCGAGGTCGGCAACACGGACGCGGAGGGCCGGATGGTCCTGGCGGACGCGCTGGCCTACGGGATCCGCCGGTTCACCCCGGACTACGTGGTCGACGCGGCGACGCTGACCGGCGCGATGAAGGTCTCGCTGGGCCTGCGCACCGGCGGGCTGTTCGCCTCGGACGACTCGTTGGCCGCCGCGGTCGTTTCGGCCGGCTCGCGAGTGGGCGAGGCCTGGTGGCGGATGCCGCTGGTGGAGGACTACGCGGAGAACGTCCGCGGCGAGTTCGGCGACGTCCGCCAGACCCCGGGCGGCCCGGGCGGCATCACGGCGGCGTTGTTCCTGCGGGAGTTCACGGCGGGCCTGCCGTGGGCGCACCTGGACATCGCGGGACCGGCCCGGTCGGAGAAGAACTACGACGAAGTGGTCCCGGGGGCGACCGGGTTCGCGGCGCGGACGCTGGTGGAGCTGGCGGCTTCGCTGGGCTGA
- a CDS encoding LysR family transcriptional regulator gives MTYDSLSAQVAPHLPLLAALRETRNVTRAAELLGVPQPTVSRRLAALADALGAPLTVPDGRGIRLTRAAELLAEAAERGLAALDTGVRLAREEVSPESGHVVLGFLHLLGRSLVPSLLRGHRARYPGVRFTLVQGSRQDMVDRLVGGELDLALLAPLPDVPALACVGLVDQEILLSVPAEHRLAGRASVRVAELADEEFVLLEPGYGVRTLTDELCAAAGFAPRIAFEGQESDTVRGLVAAGLGVALLPRFGLGSPAGVAEVPLSPPPYRTIGLAWRADEPMTPAVTGFREHVLASRQPSEAASSTSVRAANPVAPGTTSS, from the coding sequence GTGACGTATGACTCGCTGTCCGCGCAGGTCGCGCCCCACCTGCCGTTGCTCGCCGCCCTCCGGGAGACGAGGAACGTCACACGCGCGGCCGAACTGCTGGGCGTGCCGCAGCCGACGGTGAGCCGGCGGCTCGCGGCGCTGGCGGACGCGCTGGGCGCCCCGCTGACGGTCCCGGACGGCCGCGGCATCCGGCTCACCCGCGCGGCGGAACTCCTGGCCGAGGCGGCCGAACGCGGGCTGGCGGCGCTCGACACCGGCGTCCGGCTGGCGCGCGAGGAGGTCTCGCCGGAGTCGGGGCACGTGGTGCTGGGCTTCCTGCACCTGCTCGGGCGGTCGCTGGTGCCCTCGCTGCTGCGCGGCCACCGGGCGCGCTACCCCGGAGTGCGGTTCACGCTGGTGCAGGGTTCGCGGCAGGACATGGTCGACCGGCTGGTGGGCGGCGAGCTGGACCTGGCGCTGCTGGCGCCACTGCCCGACGTTCCGGCCCTGGCCTGCGTGGGCCTGGTGGACCAGGAGATCCTGCTGTCGGTGCCGGCGGAGCACCGGCTGGCCGGCCGGGCTTCGGTGCGGGTGGCCGAGCTGGCGGACGAGGAGTTCGTGCTGCTCGAGCCGGGGTACGGGGTCCGGACGCTGACGGACGAGCTCTGCGCGGCGGCGGGCTTCGCGCCGCGGATCGCGTTCGAAGGCCAGGAGTCGGACACCGTCCGCGGCCTGGTGGCGGCCGGGCTCGGGGTGGCGCTGCTGCCGCGGTTCGGGCTGGGCAGCCCGGCGGGCGTGGCCGAGGTGCCGTTGTCGCCGCCGCCGTATCGGACGATCGGGCTGGCGTGGCGGGCGGACGAGCCGATGACCCCGGCGGTCACCGGCTTCCGCGAGCACGTCCTCGCGAGCCGTCAGCCCAGCGAAGCCGCCAGCTCCACCAGCGTCCGCGCCGCGAACCCGGTCGCCCCCGGGACCACTTCGTCGTAG